One Jaculus jaculus isolate mJacJac1 chromosome 4, mJacJac1.mat.Y.cur, whole genome shotgun sequence genomic window, TGCTGGTATCATCTCCTTATGAAAGTCCCCTTTGAAGCCAAACAAAGGCTCACCATCGACTAATATAGAAGAAATAGTAAGACACAAACCGATAAACCCAGGTGACCCTGACCATCGTGGCTCATTGCCTGGAGAAGCATGAAAGCCAGGGATTTTCCATGGGCTCACTGGAGGATTCCAGATCACAAATTACACAGCCTATAGTCACtgtgatatatatatgtgggAGGTAGAGGGGTGTGGACACTCTTTCTAGAGCCCAATCTCATGGTGACATGGAACTCATGCCACCTGCTGCTAAATGCTGAGCCTGTAGGGtgtgtctttcttcttccctggTGCTTGCAAGAGCCAGTTGTGCCATCCTTGGGCCAAATTCACTTGCacctctcccgctctctctctctctctctctctctcggctgcTTTCCACTGCCTCGCTGATCTTTGCAGGTGCAGGAGGATGAAGGGGGAGAACGTCACCAAGGTCAGTGCATTCATCCTGCTGGGCTTCCCCACAGGCCCCGGGCTTCAGTACgcgctcttcctcctcttcctgctcACCTACCTCTTTGTGCTGGTGGAGAACCTGACCATCATCCTCACTGTCTGGAGCAGTGCCTCCCTACACAGGCCCATGTACTACTTCCTGGGCATTATGTCAACTTTGGAGATCTGGTATGTGTGTGACATCATCCCCAAGATGCTGGACGGCTTCCTCCTGCAGCGCAAACGCATCTCGTTCATCGGGTGCATGACTCAGCTCTACTTCTTCAGCTCCCTGGTGTGCACTGAGTGTGTGCTCCTGGCCTCCATGGCCTACGACCGCTACGTGGCCATCTGCCACCCCCTACGCTACCAAGTCATCATGACCACAGGACTGTGTGTCCAGCTCGTGGCCTTCTCTTTTGCAAGTGGCTTCACCATCTCTATGATCAAGGTCTACTTCATTTCCAGTGCCACGTTCTGTGGCTCCAATGTCTTGAACCACTTCTTCTGTGACATCTCCCCCATCCTCAAGCTGGCCTGCACCGACTTCTCTACTGCAGAGCTGGTGGACTTCATCTTGGCCTTCCTCATCCTGGTGTTCCCGCTCCTGGCCACTGTTCTGTCCTATGGACACATCACGCTGGCCGTGCTGCGCATCCCTTCTGCCACGGGCCGCTGGAGAGCCTtctccacctgtgcctcccaccTCACTGTCGTCACCATCTTCTATACGGCCTTGCTTTTCATGTATGTGCGGCCTCAGGCCATTGACACCCGGAGTTCCAACAAGCTCATCTCTGTTCTGTACACTGTCCTCACGCCCATCTTGAACCCCCTGATCTACTGCCTGAGGAACGCGGAGTTTAAAGATGCCTTGAGAAAGGCCATGGGCTTGAGTGGAGCCCTGTCATAGGAGGGGACACTTCTGCTTTCTGGAGCCGTCTCTGAGAACGTACAGCCTTGGTGATGAAACGGTTGGCTTGCAACTGTGGAACATGCACTGCTGTGGTGCTGCACTCGAAGAGCCTCTTCTGCATCTGCTTCTCTCCTT contains:
- the LOC101612998 gene encoding olfactory receptor 6B3, with the protein product MKGENVTKVSAFILLGFPTGPGLQYALFLLFLLTYLFVLVENLTIILTVWSSASLHRPMYYFLGIMSTLEIWYVCDIIPKMLDGFLLQRKRISFIGCMTQLYFFSSLVCTECVLLASMAYDRYVAICHPLRYQVIMTTGLCVQLVAFSFASGFTISMIKVYFISSATFCGSNVLNHFFCDISPILKLACTDFSTAELVDFILAFLILVFPLLATVLSYGHITLAVLRIPSATGRWRAFSTCASHLTVVTIFYTALLFMYVRPQAIDTRSSNKLISVLYTVLTPILNPLIYCLRNAEFKDALRKAMGLSGALS